A window of Cohnella herbarum contains these coding sequences:
- a CDS encoding RidA family protein yields the protein MSLKIVSTPEAPAAIGPYAQAVRAGNLLYTSGQIPLTPAGELVVGTIQEQTHQVLTNLKAVLAAEGAGFHDVIKTTVFLKDMNQFSEFNLVYASYFGEHTPARSTVEVARLPKDVFVEIELIAAISVETVRN from the coding sequence ATGTCGCTGAAAATCGTTTCGACGCCCGAAGCCCCTGCAGCCATTGGACCCTATGCTCAAGCGGTGCGCGCTGGCAATCTGCTGTATACATCCGGACAGATTCCATTGACGCCGGCCGGCGAGCTTGTGGTCGGCACGATTCAAGAGCAAACGCATCAAGTGCTAACCAATCTGAAAGCGGTTTTGGCAGCTGAAGGAGCCGGCTTCCATGACGTGATCAAGACGACCGTCTTTTTGAAGGATATGAACCAGTTTTCTGAGTTCAATTTGGTGTACGCATCGTACTTCGGAGAGCACACTCCAGCCCGTTCGACCGTAGAAGTGGCAAGGCTTCCGAAGGATGTTTTTGTCGAAATAGAATTGATTGCGGCGATATCTGTCGAAACTGTCAGGAATTAA
- the purR gene encoding pur operon repressor — MKKLKRSARLVEMTQYLLARPHTLISLTAFAERYQSAKSSISEDLAIIKEVFEDEGIGELNTLAGAAGGVRFVPKCRKDQALEKMGSICRELELPERLLPGGYLYMTDLLGQPAMMQEVGRMFATAFADRNIDVIMTVETKGIPLAHATAQYLNLPVVIVRRDHKVTEGSAVSINYVSGSTKRIQTMSLARRALKEESRVLIIDDFMKAGGTIQGMVDLLYEFRAVVAGVGVFVESGEIDNEERLLHDYVSLARLSEVDLKTRQIKVQPGNFFTK; from the coding sequence TACGTTAATTTCCCTAACAGCATTCGCTGAGCGTTACCAGTCAGCTAAGTCGTCTATTAGCGAGGATTTGGCGATTATTAAAGAGGTTTTCGAGGACGAGGGAATCGGGGAATTGAATACGCTAGCCGGAGCAGCCGGCGGCGTTAGATTCGTACCGAAGTGCCGCAAAGATCAGGCTTTGGAGAAAATGGGTTCGATATGTCGCGAATTAGAGCTGCCTGAACGTTTGCTTCCGGGCGGATATTTATATATGACGGATTTGTTGGGGCAACCGGCTATGATGCAAGAGGTAGGACGGATGTTCGCCACGGCGTTCGCCGATCGGAATATCGACGTCATTATGACCGTCGAAACCAAAGGTATCCCTTTGGCTCATGCAACCGCCCAATATTTGAATTTGCCGGTCGTTATCGTTCGTCGCGACCATAAGGTGACCGAAGGTTCCGCCGTGAGCATCAATTACGTCTCCGGATCGACTAAGCGGATACAGACGATGTCGCTGGCCCGTCGCGCGTTAAAAGAAGAATCCCGGGTTCTGATCATTGATGATTTCATGAAGGCGGGCGGTACGATTCAGGGAATGGTCGACTTGCTCTATGAATTCCGTGCCGTCGTCGCCGGCGTTGGCGTGTTCGTCGAGTCTGGCGAGATCGATAACGAGGAACGGTTACTGCATGATTACGTCTCGCTTGCGAGATTATCGGAAGTCGATTTGAAGACCCGCCAGATTAAAGTGCAGCCAGGTAACTTTTTCACCAAATAA